From Methanosarcina lacustris Z-7289, one genomic window encodes:
- a CDS encoding winged helix-turn-helix domain-containing protein, which yields MLPKKRDALIYFESVDTYKDYFEYIVGEELVLKRRSRTDIAVDILRVAMNGAKKTHIVYEVNLNFNIAQKYLEMLKEKELIKHENGVFITTDKGKVFQEMAKELKL from the coding sequence TTGTTACCTAAAAAAAGAGACGCTTTAATATATTTTGAAAGCGTTGATACTTACAAAGATTATTTTGAATATATAGTGGGGGAGGAATTAGTATTGAAGAGAAGGAGCAGGACAGATATTGCAGTAGATATCTTAAGAGTGGCGATGAACGGGGCAAAGAAAACACATATCGTTTATGAGGTAAATCTTAACTTTAACATTGCTCAGAAGTATCTGGAAATGTTGAAAGAGAAAGAGCTTATCAAGCACGAGAACGGTGTTTTTATCACTACTGATAAAGGAAAAGTTTTCCAGGAAATGGCTAAAGAACTTAAACTCTAA
- a CDS encoding flavodoxin family protein translates to MAIKTLFLNCTLKKSPQVSNTRALIDRAVIIFKELGVESEVIRVVDHNIAFGVSSDEGNGDDWPFILEKIKACEILVIASPIWFGVRSSVAQMVLERLDGTYMEGNPVTGQYPLYGKVAGVIVTGNEDGAHNVAATTLFNLTHLGCTVPPNVDCYWVGDAGPGPSYIEAGGEKHLYTNRTVRYMAHNLVYFAKLLKENPIPTNLKKLDDEAKKVSD, encoded by the coding sequence ATGGCGATAAAGACACTTTTTTTGAACTGTACACTTAAAAAATCACCTCAGGTATCGAATACCCGTGCTCTTATTGACAGAGCTGTGATTATTTTTAAAGAACTTGGTGTTGAAAGTGAAGTAATAAGAGTTGTTGACCACAATATAGCTTTCGGGGTTTCCTCAGATGAAGGAAACGGAGATGATTGGCCCTTTATACTTGAAAAAATAAAAGCCTGTGAGATCCTGGTTATAGCATCTCCCATCTGGTTTGGCGTACGCTCATCGGTGGCTCAGATGGTTCTAGAAAGGCTGGACGGGACATATATGGAGGGAAATCCCGTAACAGGGCAGTATCCCCTTTATGGGAAGGTAGCAGGGGTTATAGTCACCGGCAATGAAGATGGGGCGCACAATGTTGCTGCAACCACACTCTTCAACCTGACCCACCTCGGATGTACTGTGCCTCCCAATGTTGACTGCTACTGGGTTGGTGATGCAGGTCCGGGACCCAGTTACATAGAAGCAGGAGGAGAAAAGCACCTTTATACGAATCGGACAGTCAGATACATGGCACATAATCTTGTGTACTTTGCAAAGCTTCTCAAAGAAAACCCTATCCCTACAAACTTAAAAAAGCTTGATGATGAGGCAAAAAAGGTAAGCGACTGA
- a CDS encoding CDC48 family AAA ATPase — protein sequence MTEGDKSIIKLKVAEADQRDVGKGIIRIDEIFREKLGLKPFDVVEIRGEKLTSALIGRPYPSDAGLDIVRMDGLIRTNAKTSIGEYVEIRKAEWKEAKHATLAPVTRGLQIYAPSETLSAVFMNRTVSKGDFISTTSLRKSKERDTYSKGLMFDDFFQDFFGQGFGPSFGLGEIKLQVVSTFPSGIVKITDMTEIELLPEAVEIPPEQTIPTVMYEDLGGLKDAITKVREMIELPLKHPELFDRLGIDAPKGVLLHGPPGTGKTMLAKAVANESDAYFISINGPEIMSKYYGESEKAIRDIFDDAEKNAPAIIFLDEIDSIAPKRAEVTGEVERRVVAQLLSLMDGLKSRKNVIVIGATNRPEALDLALRRPGRFDREIELRVPDTEGRLEIFQIHTRGMPLTEDVNLRDLGQITYGFVGADIAALCREAAMSALRRILPKLNLKEPQIPKELLDTLQVTRADFEEAMKEVQPSAIREILIEIPNVSWNDVGGLEDVKCLLKEAVEWPLKNPESYRDIGVEAPKGVLLYGPPGTGKTLLAKAIAHESDANFITAKGSDLLSKWYGESEKRIAEVFMRARQVAPSIVFLDELDSLAPIRGISAGEPQVTARILNQLLSELDGLEELRGVVVIGATNRPDIIDPALIRPGRFDELILVPIPDKGARREILKVHTKKMALAEGVDIEELVDLTDQYTGADLAAICKKAGRYALREELHAKNVKQKHFLKAIAETGPSVTPDTMKYYKAIKGELRTKKSKEIENPSYI from the coding sequence TTGACTGAAGGGGATAAATCGATTATAAAACTTAAGGTTGCAGAAGCTGATCAACGGGATGTAGGAAAAGGAATCATCCGAATTGACGAAATATTCAGAGAGAAACTGGGCCTGAAACCTTTTGATGTTGTCGAGATCAGAGGTGAAAAATTAACTTCTGCCCTTATAGGTCGTCCTTATCCCAGTGACGCCGGGCTTGATATTGTCCGCATGGACGGGCTTATCCGTACCAATGCAAAGACAAGCATAGGGGAATATGTGGAAATTCGGAAAGCTGAATGGAAAGAAGCAAAACATGCGACTCTGGCTCCCGTTACAAGGGGCTTGCAGATCTACGCTCCCAGTGAGACGCTCAGTGCGGTCTTCATGAACCGTACGGTTTCCAAAGGGGACTTTATCTCCACCACCAGCTTAAGGAAGTCCAAAGAGAGAGACACTTATAGCAAGGGGCTCATGTTCGATGACTTTTTCCAGGACTTTTTCGGGCAGGGTTTTGGTCCCTCCTTCGGGCTTGGGGAAATCAAACTGCAGGTTGTTTCCACCTTTCCATCGGGGATCGTAAAGATCACGGACATGACCGAAATCGAACTCCTCCCCGAAGCCGTGGAAATTCCGCCGGAACAGACTATCCCTACTGTTATGTACGAAGACCTGGGCGGGCTCAAGGATGCCATTACAAAAGTAAGGGAAATGATAGAACTCCCTCTGAAACACCCTGAACTTTTTGACCGACTTGGGATTGACGCCCCTAAAGGGGTGCTGCTTCACGGCCCTCCAGGGACAGGCAAGACCATGCTTGCAAAGGCGGTTGCAAATGAGTCTGATGCCTATTTCATTTCCATCAACGGCCCGGAAATAATGTCCAAATACTACGGGGAATCTGAAAAAGCGATCCGTGATATCTTCGATGATGCCGAAAAGAACGCACCTGCTATTATCTTTCTAGACGAGATCGATTCCATTGCCCCAAAAAGAGCGGAGGTCACAGGGGAAGTTGAAAGAAGAGTGGTTGCCCAGCTCCTTTCCCTGATGGACGGCTTAAAAAGCCGCAAGAACGTTATCGTGATCGGTGCGACAAACCGCCCCGAAGCCCTGGACCTTGCACTTCGCCGCCCGGGCAGGTTTGACAGGGAAATCGAACTCCGGGTCCCTGACACCGAAGGCAGGCTTGAGATTTTTCAGATCCATACAAGGGGAATGCCCCTTACCGAGGACGTGAACCTCAGGGACCTTGGCCAGATTACCTATGGGTTTGTGGGGGCTGACATTGCGGCGCTCTGCCGGGAAGCTGCCATGAGTGCTCTTCGGCGTATCCTCCCAAAGCTCAACCTGAAAGAACCCCAGATCCCAAAAGAACTCCTGGATACCCTGCAGGTAACAAGAGCAGACTTCGAAGAGGCCATGAAAGAAGTCCAGCCTTCAGCCATTCGGGAAATCCTTATTGAGATCCCAAATGTCAGCTGGAATGATGTGGGTGGCCTGGAAGATGTAAAATGCCTCTTAAAAGAAGCCGTGGAATGGCCGCTTAAAAACCCCGAGTCTTACCGGGACATAGGAGTAGAAGCTCCAAAAGGCGTTCTCCTCTACGGCCCCCCCGGTACTGGAAAGACTCTTCTTGCAAAAGCCATTGCCCATGAATCCGATGCCAATTTCATCACAGCCAAAGGAAGCGACCTCCTCTCCAAGTGGTACGGGGAGTCCGAAAAGAGGATTGCCGAGGTCTTCATGCGAGCAAGGCAGGTTGCTCCTTCCATTGTATTTCTGGACGAACTTGACTCTCTTGCCCCCATCCGCGGGATCTCCGCAGGGGAACCACAGGTTACAGCCCGGATCCTTAATCAGCTCCTTTCCGAACTGGACGGGCTTGAAGAGCTTCGGGGTGTGGTGGTGATTGGTGCAACCAACCGTCCTGACATCATAGACCCTGCCCTGATCCGTCCAGGGCGCTTTGATGAGCTTATCCTTGTGCCTATTCCGGATAAAGGGGCCCGGAGAGAAATCCTCAAGGTCCACACAAAGAAGATGGCTCTTGCAGAGGGTGTGGATATTGAAGAACTTGTTGACCTGACTGACCAGTACACAGGTGCAGATCTCGCAGCCATATGCAAAAAGGCAGGAAGGTATGCCCTGCGCGAAGAACTCCATGCAAAAAACGTCAAACAAAAACATTTCCTTAAAGCGATTGCAGAGACAGGGCCTTCAGTTACTCCGGACACCATGAAATATTATAAAGCTATTAAAGGTGAACTGAGGACCAAGAAGTCCAAAGAAATAGAAAACCCATCTTATATCTAA
- a CDS encoding CBS domain-containing protein, translating into MQLPTPEDLKKRRNELGLTQSELAKRAGVSQPLIARIESGDVDPRLSTVRKILNAFEEAEREQQIIIRDLMHSPAIHVSPEDLVEDVVNLMHIHGFSQIPVLEKGIPVGSVSEDLIVKLMGESKKKSISQLKVSGIMGEAFPTVSPGISISVVSHILERNPAVLVIEKGTVVGVVTKHDVMKLLQN; encoded by the coding sequence ATGCAGCTTCCAACACCCGAAGATCTAAAAAAAAGACGAAATGAACTCGGGCTTACCCAGAGCGAACTAGCTAAAAGGGCAGGTGTCAGTCAGCCTCTTATAGCCCGCATCGAATCGGGCGATGTAGACCCCAGGCTTTCAACGGTAAGGAAAATCCTCAATGCTTTTGAGGAAGCTGAAAGGGAGCAGCAGATCATCATAAGGGATTTGATGCATTCTCCTGCCATTCATGTTTCTCCTGAAGACCTGGTCGAAGATGTGGTAAACCTTATGCATATTCATGGTTTTTCACAGATTCCCGTGCTTGAGAAGGGCATTCCGGTTGGAAGTGTTTCGGAAGATCTGATCGTAAAACTGATGGGCGAGAGCAAGAAAAAATCCATCTCTCAGTTGAAAGTTTCAGGGATAATGGGGGAAGCGTTCCCAACAGTATCTCCCGGAATATCGATCTCAGTAGTTTCGCATATACTTGAAAGAAACCCTGCCGTACTCGTGATAGAAAAAGGAACAGTAGTAGGCGTTGTAACAAAACATGACGTGATGAAGCTCCTTCAGAACTAA
- a CDS encoding pyridoxal-phosphate-dependent aminotransferase family protein, whose amino-acid sequence MDLEDTLLMMPGPVPVAPRVLRAMSKPMINHRSAEFAGIYTDCREILADVFQTKNDIFLLSGSGTAGMEAAVGSVAGNGDKVIAIENGKFGQRFKDLAALYAEVVPLEFEWGLSVDLEKVKEKLEEGAKAITLVHNETSAGIMNPAAEIGKLAKKHDALFIMDGITSLGGDVVKVDEWGVDIAIVGSQKCIAAPPGMAAVSVSEKAFEAMNGMKKRLYYNDLKAYKKSGDKPKPETPYTPAIPLFYALQEALHIVKEEGMEARIRRHRALSEAVRTAAGAMNIEMFPQLNEYSQYSNTVTAMKSPAGINGEDIKNDMKKRGVIIAGGQEHLKSKIFRIGSMGNTTPRDVLSTIQQLEIVLKKRGYIDSVGAGTEAATCIIDRL is encoded by the coding sequence ATGGATCTGGAAGATACCCTTCTCATGATGCCTGGTCCCGTACCTGTTGCACCCAGAGTCCTCAGAGCAATGTCAAAACCGATGATTAATCACCGGAGTGCTGAATTTGCCGGAATTTATACCGATTGCCGGGAAATTCTTGCTGACGTTTTTCAGACAAAAAATGACATCTTTTTGCTCAGCGGTTCCGGAACTGCTGGAATGGAAGCCGCAGTCGGGTCTGTGGCCGGAAATGGGGATAAAGTTATCGCTATAGAAAACGGAAAATTTGGACAGCGTTTCAAAGACCTTGCAGCCCTCTATGCTGAAGTGGTGCCCCTGGAATTTGAATGGGGGCTTTCTGTTGACCTTGAAAAGGTTAAGGAAAAGCTCGAGGAAGGGGCAAAAGCCATCACTCTTGTCCACAACGAGACCTCTGCAGGTATCATGAATCCTGCTGCAGAAATCGGCAAACTTGCAAAAAAACACGATGCTCTTTTTATTATGGACGGCATAACCTCCCTTGGGGGGGATGTAGTCAAAGTCGATGAATGGGGCGTTGACATTGCAATTGTGGGCTCACAGAAATGCATTGCAGCTCCACCGGGAATGGCAGCTGTTTCCGTAAGTGAAAAAGCCTTTGAAGCTATGAATGGCATGAAGAAAAGACTTTATTATAATGACCTTAAGGCATATAAAAAGAGCGGGGATAAACCCAAACCGGAAACACCTTACACTCCGGCAATTCCTCTATTTTATGCTCTTCAGGAAGCCCTTCACATCGTAAAAGAAGAAGGCATGGAGGCAAGGATCAGAAGGCACAGGGCTCTTTCCGAAGCAGTAAGGACAGCAGCTGGCGCAATGAATATAGAGATGTTCCCTCAGCTTAACGAGTACAGCCAGTACTCCAACACTGTCACTGCAATGAAATCTCCTGCAGGGATTAATGGGGAAGACATTAAAAACGACATGAAGAAACGAGGCGTAATTATAGCTGGCGGGCAGGAACATCTGAAGAGCAAGATTTTCAGGATTGGAAGCATGGGGAATACAACTCCAAGGGATGTTCTTTCCACTATCCAGCAGCTGGAAATCGTGCTGAAGAAGCGGGGTTACATTGACAGCGTGGGAGCAGGCACTGAAGCTGCAACATGCATTATTGACAGGTTATGA
- the ribC gene encoding riboflavin synthase has protein sequence MPTIGIADTTFARYNMGRAAIDEIQKNVSVQIKRVTVPGIKDLPVAAKKLIEAEGCDIVMALGMPGAQQKDKMCAHEASQGLIMAQLMTNTHIIEVFVHEDEGKDEKELAFLMDKRTREHALNVIKLLFKPEKLIREAGTGQRQGFEDAGSLRM, from the coding sequence ATGCCCACAATAGGAATTGCAGATACCACTTTTGCGCGCTATAATATGGGGCGTGCAGCAATCGATGAGATACAGAAAAACGTATCCGTACAGATTAAAAGGGTAACCGTGCCCGGGATAAAGGACCTTCCGGTAGCAGCCAAAAAGCTTATCGAGGCAGAAGGCTGCGATATCGTAATGGCCCTTGGAATGCCCGGTGCTCAGCAAAAAGACAAAATGTGCGCTCATGAAGCTTCTCAGGGTCTTATCATGGCCCAGCTCATGACCAATACCCATATTATCGAGGTCTTTGTCCACGAGGATGAAGGAAAAGACGAGAAAGAACTTGCTTTTCTCATGGACAAACGGACCAGGGAACACGCCTTAAACGTGATAAAGCTGCTCTTCAAGCCGGAAAAACTGATAAGGGAAGCCGGTACCGGCCAGAGGCAGGGGTTTGAGGACGCAGGTTCTTTGAGAATGTGA
- the ribH gene encoding 6,7-dimethyl-8-ribityllumazine synthase: MTISLGFVVAEFNRDLTYQMELLGREHAEFLGATVKETILVPGVFDMPLAIKKLCQREDIDAVVTIGSVIEGETDHDQVVMQQAARKIMDLSLEFNKPVTLGIPGPGMTRMAAHERVDYAKRAVEAAVKLVQRL; the protein is encoded by the coding sequence ATGACTATCAGCCTAGGATTTGTTGTAGCTGAATTTAACAGGGATCTGACCTACCAGATGGAACTGCTTGGAAGAGAGCATGCGGAATTCCTGGGGGCAACAGTAAAAGAGACCATTCTCGTGCCCGGAGTCTTTGACATGCCCCTTGCAATCAAGAAGCTATGCCAGAGGGAAGACATTGACGCAGTGGTTACCATAGGGTCGGTAATCGAAGGTGAGACCGACCACGACCAGGTAGTTATGCAGCAGGCCGCAAGGAAGATCATGGATCTGTCCCTTGAGTTCAACAAGCCAGTAACTCTCGGAATCCCGGGTCCGGGTATGACCAGGATGGCTGCTCATGAACGTGTCGATTATGCTAAAAGGGCAGTAGAAGCTGCAGTAAAACTGGTGCAGCGGCTGTGA
- a CDS encoding pyridoxal phosphate-dependent aminotransferase, whose protein sequence is MTSARLKRVEESATIRISNIANRMIKEGTDVINFSLGEPDFDTPKNICDAAAKAMYGGKTHYSPSAGIPELRAAIAEKLKTENNLDVTEKDVLVTPGAKQGIFEIMMGTLGDGDQALLFDPAWVTYDACIRFSGADTVWVPTVPEKGFLPDNFADYINDKTKLIVVNSPGNPTGGVFGKKTLKCIADIAIDHDLLVISDEIYEKIIYDREHISIGSFDGMQERTITVNGFSKAYAMTGWRLGYLTAPPEIFKLLQKIQSHSVSSATTFVQYGGLEALQGPQDGVKAMVDRFKMRRDILIDGLNKIGLECKKPDGAFYAFANVSEYGNGTKVAERLLKEAHVAVTPGIAFGSSGEDFIRISYATSIDRIREALDRLEKIFA, encoded by the coding sequence ATGACATCCGCAAGGCTCAAGCGTGTAGAAGAATCTGCAACGATCAGGATCTCCAACATTGCAAACAGAATGATTAAAGAGGGTACAGACGTTATCAATTTCAGCCTTGGCGAACCTGATTTCGACACCCCTAAAAACATCTGCGATGCTGCAGCAAAGGCTATGTATGGGGGAAAAACCCACTATTCTCCTTCTGCTGGCATTCCGGAGCTAAGGGCAGCCATTGCCGAAAAACTGAAAACTGAAAATAATCTGGATGTGACCGAAAAAGATGTGCTGGTCACCCCGGGCGCAAAGCAGGGAATTTTCGAAATAATGATGGGGACCCTCGGCGATGGGGATCAGGCCCTCCTCTTTGACCCTGCCTGGGTAACTTATGACGCCTGCATTCGTTTTTCAGGAGCAGATACTGTCTGGGTACCTACAGTCCCTGAAAAAGGTTTCCTGCCGGACAATTTCGCAGATTACATAAACGACAAAACAAAGCTCATTGTTGTAAACAGCCCTGGAAATCCGACAGGCGGAGTATTCGGAAAAAAGACCCTGAAGTGCATTGCTGATATTGCAATTGACCATGACCTTCTGGTAATCTCAGATGAGATCTATGAGAAAATCATCTATGACAGGGAACATATCAGTATTGGTAGCTTTGACGGAATGCAGGAGAGAACTATCACTGTAAACGGTTTTTCCAAGGCATACGCAATGACTGGCTGGAGGCTTGGATACCTTACCGCTCCCCCTGAGATATTTAAGCTTCTACAGAAGATCCAGTCCCACTCTGTAAGCAGCGCCACTACCTTTGTCCAGTACGGCGGACTTGAAGCCCTTCAGGGCCCTCAGGACGGAGTCAAGGCTATGGTTGACCGCTTTAAGATGCGCAGGGATATCCTCATCGACGGGCTGAATAAAATAGGGCTTGAGTGCAAGAAGCCAGACGGGGCGTTCTATGCCTTTGCCAATGTGAGCGAGTATGGAAACGGAACAAAAGTTGCCGAAAGGCTCCTGAAGGAGGCTCATGTGGCAGTGACTCCGGGAATTGCTTTCGGATCTTCCGGAGAAGATTTTATCAGGATTTCCTATGCAACATCCATTGATAGAATCCGGGAAGCTCTTGATAGGCTTGAAAAGATATTCGCATAA
- a CDS encoding adenylyltransferase/cytidyltransferase family protein — MLTGYYPRPGDLLTRVLATGTFDILHPGHVYFLTQARALGDELFVIIARDSNVTHKPKPIIPERQRFEMVNSLGTVDKALLGSETDMFEPLKEIKPDIIALGYDQYFDIEFLEKELSKRGYPAKVVRIQFSKECPLCSTGAIIKEVIKRHG; from the coding sequence ATGCTTACAGGATATTACCCGAGACCAGGTGATTTATTGACGCGTGTACTTGCTACCGGAACTTTTGACATTCTGCATCCGGGACATGTTTATTTTCTGACCCAGGCGCGAGCTCTTGGAGATGAGCTCTTTGTCATTATTGCCAGGGATTCCAATGTGACTCATAAGCCGAAACCAATAATTCCCGAGAGGCAGCGGTTTGAGATGGTAAATTCACTTGGAACGGTAGACAAAGCCCTTCTTGGCAGCGAAACAGACATGTTCGAACCCCTTAAAGAGATAAAACCGGACATCATTGCCCTGGGTTACGATCAGTATTTTGATATTGAGTTTCTGGAAAAAGAACTTTCTAAAAGAGGGTACCCTGCAAAAGTAGTCAGGATTCAGTTTTCAAAGGAATGCCCCCTCTGCAGTACCGGAGCAATCATAAAAGAGGTCATTAAACGGCATGGGTAA
- a CDS encoding L-aspartate semialdehyde sulfurtransferase produces the protein MVKKSIHEINKKIEDGSVNVVTAEEMVGIVENLGVEGAAREVDVVTTGTFGAMCSSGLMLNLGHSEPPIKIQKLWFNNVEAYSGLAAVDAYLGAAQISDTRGMQYGGAHVIEDLLRGKEIDVHATSYGTDCYPRKVLDTTITLDDLNEAILLNPRNAYQKYAAATNSSKRILNTYMGELLPNFGNVTYSGSGVLSPLSNDPSYETIGTGTRIFMGGAQGYVIGNGTQHSPSDGFGTLMLKGNLKEMSSDYIRAASFTGYGTTLYMGIGIPIPILNEKLAASTAVQDADIFTDILDYAVGSKDKPAIRQVNYAELKSGLVQIEGKDVPTSSLSSFKNARKIANELKEWVRHGKFFVSMPVERICCEGSAKSMKQTQAVPLVKDVMSDFIVTIKKDQTVQDAAKKIWENSFNHLAVISDTGELVGILTAWDISKAVAENIFDSVESVMTKKVLTCAPNEPVDLAARRLDRYGVSAMPVIDAQKQVLGIITSDNISKLLARRY, from the coding sequence ATGGTAAAAAAATCGATTCATGAGATAAATAAAAAAATTGAAGATGGAAGCGTCAATGTAGTCACAGCCGAGGAAATGGTCGGGATTGTTGAAAACCTTGGCGTGGAAGGTGCTGCAAGAGAAGTGGATGTGGTCACTACAGGCACTTTCGGAGCCATGTGCTCTTCAGGTTTGATGCTTAATCTAGGTCATTCGGAACCCCCAATTAAAATTCAAAAATTATGGTTCAATAACGTTGAAGCATACAGCGGGCTTGCTGCTGTTGACGCTTACCTTGGAGCTGCCCAGATCTCGGACACACGCGGGATGCAGTATGGTGGAGCACATGTTATTGAAGATCTGCTGAGGGGAAAAGAAATCGATGTGCATGCAACTTCCTATGGGACAGACTGTTACCCCAGGAAAGTGCTTGATACGACAATAACCCTTGATGACTTAAATGAAGCAATCCTTCTCAACCCCAGAAACGCCTACCAGAAATATGCTGCTGCAACAAACAGTTCAAAAAGAATCCTTAATACCTATATGGGAGAGCTTCTACCCAACTTCGGGAATGTAACCTATTCCGGATCTGGAGTGCTGTCTCCTCTCTCAAATGACCCCAGCTATGAGACCATAGGGACAGGCACAAGGATTTTTATGGGCGGAGCTCAGGGCTATGTCATCGGAAACGGGACTCAGCACTCCCCCTCCGACGGTTTTGGGACTCTCATGCTTAAAGGGAACCTGAAAGAGATGAGCTCGGATTACATAAGGGCTGCTTCTTTTACAGGCTACGGGACAACCCTTTACATGGGAATTGGAATTCCGATCCCTATTCTTAATGAAAAGCTTGCAGCCTCAACCGCAGTGCAAGATGCGGATATTTTTACGGATATTCTTGATTATGCTGTGGGCAGCAAGGATAAGCCTGCGATAAGACAGGTAAACTATGCTGAGCTAAAGTCAGGCTTGGTGCAGATTGAAGGAAAAGATGTTCCGACCTCTTCCCTCTCAAGCTTCAAGAACGCAAGAAAGATTGCAAATGAACTTAAGGAATGGGTAAGGCACGGGAAATTCTTTGTCAGCATGCCTGTGGAAAGAATTTGCTGTGAAGGCTCGGCAAAATCCATGAAACAGACTCAGGCAGTACCTCTTGTAAAAGATGTCATGTCCGATTTTATTGTAACAATCAAAAAGGACCAGACGGTCCAGGATGCTGCAAAGAAGATCTGGGAGAATTCCTTCAACCACCTTGCCGTGATTTCGGATACAGGTGAACTGGTAGGAATCCTTACTGCCTGGGATATCTCAAAAGCCGTTGCCGAAAACATATTTGATTCCGTAGAAAGCGTCATGACGAAAAAGGTCCTTACCTGTGCTCCGAACGAACCAGTGGACCTTGCAGCTCGCAGGCTGGACCGCTACGGTGTTTCCGCAATGCCCGTAATCGATGCACAGAAACAAGTCCTCGGAATAATCACCAGTGACAATATAAGCAAACTTCTCGCAAGGAGGTACTGA
- a CDS encoding 4Fe-4S binding protein: protein MKIKISIPTERIHDPIISESIIETGIRLNIMVANIDSTYGELIADVKDSRFNRIKKALESRGAIVAILDQPIHRDEEECVDCGACISVCPMNVYTFDETWSLCVDEKKCIQCGMCIKMCPHGALKLGE from the coding sequence ATGAAGATAAAGATCAGCATCCCGACGGAAAGGATCCATGATCCCATTATCTCCGAATCCATTATCGAAACAGGAATTCGGCTCAATATCATGGTCGCTAATATCGACTCGACTTACGGAGAACTGATAGCAGATGTGAAAGATTCCAGGTTCAACAGAATTAAAAAAGCTCTCGAGTCAAGAGGGGCAATAGTTGCAATTCTGGACCAGCCCATTCACAGGGACGAGGAAGAATGTGTTGACTGCGGAGCCTGCATCTCAGTCTGCCCGATGAATGTCTACACTTTTGATGAGACCTGGAGCCTCTGCGTGGACGAAAAGAAGTGCATCCAGTGCGGCATGTGCATCAAGATGTGCCCGCACGGGGCTTTAAAACTTGGAGAATGA